CGTGAGGACATCCTTGAAGTCTTAGAACTTCGCTTAGAGCCTGATGCGGCAAGCGCTTTCAAACGGGTATTAGAAACAATTGAGGATTCCCAATATCTTAAGCAGCTACATCGCGCCGCGATCTTAGCAGAAAGTCCAGAGGATTTCCGACGAGCTTTAGCGTCAAACGGCGATTGAAACTGTCCACCGGCGATGAGGCCGATGACGTGTGAGATGCGGATTTGAGAACGCACGTTAAAGATGGAACGCACGTTGTTTCTCCCCAAGGAAAATTAAAATATGGCGACACATCACTTTGAACCGAGGGTCTATTACACAGCAATTGGTGCACACGAACCGGTACTTCATATTGAGAGCGGGGATACCGTTTTCACAACCACTGTGGACAACGCAGGCTACGATGCCACCGATACACAGGTAACCGAAAGAGGAAACCCACAAACAGGTCCCTTTTATATTGAATCGGCAGAACCGGGGGATACGTTAGCAGTTCATTTCGATCGGATCCTCCCGAATCGTCCCATCGGACGGACGGCTATGACTGTTGCTCCGAATGTCCTCGACCCGGACTACGCAGCGTCCGAGATGCCGGAAGGCGGTCGTGGTCTCGCAGAGTGGCATGTGGATGTGGAGAAGTGGACGGCGACGTTAACGACACCAGAAACACAGTTGGGTAAACTCACACTCCCGCTTGAACCGATGGTGGGGTGTTTCGGGGTTGCGCCGCCGCGAGGACAAGCGATCTCGACAGCGACCTCCTCCACACACGGCGGTAACATGGACTACCGCGGTTTTCAGGAGGGTGTCACCGTCTATTTTCCAGTTTTTGTCCCCGGCGCGCTCTTTTTTCTGGGTGATGGACACGCCGTGCAAGGTGATGGTGAAATCGTCGGGACTGGGATCGAAATCTCTTTTGATGTCCAGTTCACGGTTGAAGTACTCAAGGGAAAAAGCATCAACTGGCCCCGTGCGGAAAACAACGATTATATTCTGGCAGCGGGGAATGCGCGTCCGTTGGATCAGGCGGTGCAACACGCAACGACGGAACTGCTCCGGTGGTTGGATGAACTCGGTTTGGAGAAACGTGCCGCACACACCTTGTTGGGGCAAGCGGTAGAATACGATATGGGGAACGTCTTCGATCCAGCGTATACGATGGTCTGTAAAATCAAAAAGTCGATATTACGGGATATTGGGATTATGTAACGCGTGCGCACAA
This window of the Candidatus Poribacteria bacterium genome carries:
- a CDS encoding acetamidase, which gives rise to MATHHFEPRVYYTAIGAHEPVLHIESGDTVFTTTVDNAGYDATDTQVTERGNPQTGPFYIESAEPGDTLAVHFDRILPNRPIGRTAMTVAPNVLDPDYAASEMPEGGRGLAEWHVDVEKWTATLTTPETQLGKLTLPLEPMVGCFGVAPPRGQAISTATSSTHGGNMDYRGFQEGVTVYFPVFVPGALFFLGDGHAVQGDGEIVGTGIEISFDVQFTVEVLKGKSINWPRAENNDYILAAGNARPLDQAVQHATTELLRWLDELGLEKRAAHTLLGQAVEYDMGNVFDPAYTMVCKIKKSILRDIGIM